The genome window AGCTGTCAAAATCAACCTTCGTCACTTGCCCTTGCGCAAACTTAACACCGTACTTTTCTGCATGCTTACGTATACGCTCCATCAAATCCGGACCTAAAATTGACTCGTCCCCTGGCCAATTTTCGACTGATGTTGTTGTTGTCAGCGCCCCTCCTGGCTGATTACCATCAATAATTAATGTGTCATACTTTGCACGAGCAGCATACAAACCGGCAGTCAAACCAGCAGGCCCAGAACCAATAATTACCAAATTGTATTTCATAGCAACCCTTATTTTCAAAACTCACAAACACAGCCTCAAGACGGTTTGCACGAAGTTCTTTTTGTTCTACACTAAAGATTTAGAAAGTACTTTAGTATAACCACCTTTTAGTGTTAAAGGAACCTACAAATCATGATCAAAATTGGAACAAAAGCCCCTGATTTTACATGCGAAGCAGCCGTCGAAAACCAAATTAAAACCGTCAGCCTTCAAGACTTTCACAACAAACATAAACTCCTTTTTTTCTATCCACTCGACTTCACATTTGTCTGCCCAACCGAACTGCACGCGCTCAACGACAACCTAGATGAGTTCAAAAAGCGTGGCATTCAACTCCTTGGAGCATCCGTTGATTCAGTTTACTCTCATCTTTCTTGGCTACGCACACCAAAAAGTATGGGTGGTATTCAGGGCATTGCATACCCACTCCTTTCAGACCTGACAAAAAATATTGCACGTGAATATGGCGTACTCAACGAAGAACAAGGCGTTGCCCTGCGCGGTGTATTTTTGATAGATAAAAATAACATCATCCAGCATGCCTCTATCAACAACTTGCCACTTGGCAGAAATGTTGATGAAATTCTGCGTACCTGTGATGCACTCCTACACTTTGAACAAAATGGACAAGTGTGCCCAGCAAACTGGACCCCTGGCAAACCTGCAATGCAAGCAACTGAACAAGGTGTTCGCGAGTACTTCAAAGAAAGCGTTTAAAAAAGAGGCGGTAGATAAACCGCCCTTTTTTTTAGCACATGGAGAAAGGATGAATTATGTATTTCAAGCTATGTTTATATTTTTTCGCTGTAACAACAACATGCCTACATGTACTCACGGCTGCTGAGCAAGGCGAAACTATTGATATTGATGGACTTGATTTTTCATATCAAACGCTCAGCAACGTCAAACAAACAAACACATGGAAAAATCCGGTTCTGCTCACTATCAATCAGTCAAAACTCTTTAGCCTCGACAATCCTTGCTCAAGCGAAATAACTTTTATCAAACAAAACATAAATTTCTTGCTCGTTGCAACTGAAACCAAAGTATATGTCTGGAACATCAATACAATTAATCAGACGCATCAGCTTAAAAATTACGGTTCTTGCAACCCAAATAAACCTCAAATACTTTCACACAATCCTACGTTTGTTAAAGTATTTGACCTAGAAAAAATCTTGAAAAAAGACACGGGAAGAATGCCAACTTTTCAGCAATTAGTAATGCACCAAGGTGAAGTGTTTTTTGCGTTAAAAACTTCCTGCCTTTGGATCATCATACACATCGCTGCCTTTTTCCAAAATCGAAACTGTCTATACCTTTGTCGCGAAGGCTGTTGCAGCCTTAAAAGCATTGTCTTTCCAAGTGATGATGACAACCTTTTGCGCATACAAAAAGGCGAACCTCCCATTGAAATGTTTACATACCTGGACAGGCTGCCACTCATACCTTACCCTTTATAAAAATCTTTTTATCTTTACCTGCCCCCTTCAAAAGAAAGGAAACATGTGACCTATCCCAAAAAACCAATAGCCACATTTTTTGTTGCTACAGTTTTGAGTGTCACACTCTTTGCTGCTGAGAACGAATTTGTTGAAAAAGAAGGCCAAGCCCCACTTTCATTTTTAGAATATATCCAGAAGTTACCAACCGCCTGCTTTTGCAATGATTCTTTCAAAGAAAAATTTCTTAGCGAAAAGGCAACGTCTTGGATAGAGCTCGATAGCGAACCCTTTGCTGCCGATCTCCAAAGTGGCAGAACTCTTGCGCTATGGCACTTATGTGACGCTCAACTCGAACAGGCTAAAAAACTTTTTAACGCTCTCCCTGACGACGATAAATTTTATGTTTTTTTATGTTGTGGCCGCCTACGAGAAAGATTAAAAAATCCGTTCTTGCTAAAAACACAGATAATTTCTGCTGATTATCACTTTGAAGCTATACTTTTTTCTATCGAGACAGACATCGCCACTCGCATTAAAAAACTATATGCGTGGGGCTATGAAAATCATGTGAAAAGATGGATGACCGAACTACAAAACCTAGTAAAAGAACTTGAGCAATCTAAAAAAAGTTCTGTTGAGACATTGTAAAAATATTATATCTGATTATCCTTTCTAATCCGTAATTCTTAACTTACTAACACCAAACAAAGGTGAGCAACAATGATAATCAGATGTATCTTTTCAGCACTCGTATTTTTTGCAACAATCAGTCAGCTTAATGCTGCAGAGGCTCGAACCGTAAATTTCGGTGACATCACAGTCTC of Campylobacterota bacterium contains these proteins:
- a CDS encoding peroxiredoxin is translated as MIKIGTKAPDFTCEAAVENQIKTVSLQDFHNKHKLLFFYPLDFTFVCPTELHALNDNLDEFKKRGIQLLGASVDSVYSHLSWLRTPKSMGGIQGIAYPLLSDLTKNIAREYGVLNEEQGVALRGVFLIDKNNIIQHASINNLPLGRNVDEILRTCDALLHFEQNGQVCPANWTPGKPAMQATEQGVREYFKESV